The following proteins are encoded in a genomic region of [Eubacterium] hominis:
- a CDS encoding ISNCY family transposase, which produces MNEQYKYEVIKKLVDTHGNKKNAAIKLNCSVRTIDRLIVRYKAEGKTGFIHKNRNRQPISTFPVEVKNKVIDLYRTKYSGANLLHFSQLLAKKEDIHVSDTTINYWLRSCDILSPKARRKTVNTLNAELRKRKKAAKTKKEAASIENKLDLLDRFDAHPRRPRCAYFGELVQMDASPHLWFGTSITHLHLAIDDATGKILGAYFDTQETLNAYYQITHQILIDYGIPAKFLTDRRTVFEYKRKNASSDEEDTFTQFSYACHQLGIELECTSVPQAKGRVERLNQTLQSRLVIELRLAGITTIEEANEFLKSYLKEFNAMFSLPINDTKTVFEKQPSKQKINQTLAILSNRKLDSGHCIRYKNKYFIPITKSGSKAYLKKGMNVMVIEAFDGKLYANILDHLFALEEILEREATSKNFDTLPIEVKQKKPYIPPMSHPWKQASYLAYVAKQKHRQSGANV; this is translated from the coding sequence ATGAATGAACAATACAAATATGAGGTTATTAAAAAATTAGTTGATACACATGGAAACAAAAAGAATGCTGCTATCAAATTAAACTGCTCTGTTCGCACTATTGACAGATTGATTGTCAGATATAAAGCTGAAGGTAAGACTGGTTTTATCCACAAGAACAGAAACAGACAGCCTATCTCCACTTTCCCTGTCGAGGTCAAAAATAAAGTCATTGACCTTTATCGCACGAAATATTCTGGTGCCAATCTTCTTCATTTCTCACAGCTGCTTGCGAAGAAAGAGGATATCCATGTCAGTGACACTACTATCAATTATTGGCTCCGCAGTTGCGACATCCTTTCTCCTAAGGCTAGACGCAAAACTGTCAATACTCTTAACGCTGAACTGAGAAAACGTAAGAAAGCTGCCAAGACAAAAAAAGAAGCTGCTTCTATAGAAAACAAACTCGATCTACTTGATCGCTTCGATGCACATCCCAGACGCCCTAGATGCGCTTATTTTGGCGAGTTAGTCCAAATGGATGCTTCTCCTCATCTTTGGTTCGGTACCTCCATCACTCATCTCCATCTGGCCATTGATGACGCCACTGGTAAGATACTTGGTGCTTATTTTGATACGCAGGAAACGCTTAATGCGTATTATCAAATCACTCATCAAATCCTGATAGATTATGGCATCCCTGCCAAGTTTCTTACGGACCGCCGCACTGTGTTTGAGTACAAAAGAAAAAACGCATCCTCTGATGAAGAAGATACGTTTACGCAATTCTCTTATGCCTGCCATCAGTTAGGCATTGAATTGGAATGTACGAGCGTCCCGCAGGCGAAAGGTCGCGTAGAGCGTCTTAATCAGACCCTACAATCTAGATTGGTCATTGAACTTAGGCTTGCGGGCATTACAACCATAGAGGAAGCCAATGAATTCTTAAAATCCTACCTAAAAGAATTCAACGCTATGTTCTCTCTACCAATCAATGATACTAAAACTGTGTTTGAAAAGCAACCGTCAAAGCAAAAAATCAATCAGACGCTTGCAATTTTAAGCAACCGAAAACTTGATTCAGGTCATTGTATCCGCTATAAGAACAAGTATTTTATTCCTATAACGAAATCTGGTAGTAAAGCATATCTGAAAAAAGGTATGAATGTGATGGTGATCGAAGCATTTGATGGAAAGCTATATGCCAACATCCTAGATCATCTATTCGCTTTAGAAGAAATCCTAGAACGTGAGGCTACATCAAAGAACTTCGACACGCTTCCTATCGAGGTGAAACAGAAAAAGCCTTATATTCCCCCTATGTCACATCCTTGGAAACAGGCTTCTTATCTTGCTTATGTGGCAAAGCAAAAGCACCGTCAATCCGGTGCTAATGTTTAA
- a CDS encoding deoxyribonuclease IV — MKIGSHVSMSAPEYVLGSVKEALQYGANALMLYTGAPQNTRRKPMQELRIAEALELMKQSGIEESSVIVHAPYIINLANCLKEETFQLGVEFLEKEIKRVQALHATTLVLHPGSHVKAGEEAGLEKIIQGLDEAMHDMQDVHIAIETMAGKGSEIGYTFDHIAYLIKHAKYGDHIGVCMDTCHIHDAGFDLSDFDAILDEFDEKIGLDRLLCMHINDSKNIKGAKKDRHANIGFGEIGFDKLCTIVHHPRVAHVVKILETPYVDGHPPYKYEIAMLKNKVFDEHLLDKIIEEA; from the coding sequence ATGAAAATAGGTTCTCATGTATCCATGTCTGCGCCTGAATATGTATTAGGTTCTGTCAAAGAAGCCCTTCAATATGGGGCGAATGCACTTATGCTGTATACTGGTGCGCCACAAAATACCAGAAGAAAACCAATGCAGGAATTACGCATTGCAGAAGCTTTAGAGTTGATGAAACAATCCGGCATTGAGGAAAGCAGTGTCATCGTACATGCACCTTATATCATCAATCTGGCGAACTGTCTAAAAGAAGAAACCTTTCAATTAGGTGTAGAATTCTTAGAAAAAGAAATCAAACGTGTACAGGCATTACATGCAACAACCCTTGTTCTACATCCAGGTTCTCATGTAAAAGCAGGAGAGGAAGCTGGTCTTGAAAAGATTATTCAGGGATTAGATGAAGCAATGCATGACATGCAGGATGTGCATATTGCTATAGAAACGATGGCAGGCAAGGGCAGTGAAATCGGATATACATTTGATCATATCGCCTATTTGATCAAGCATGCAAAATATGGTGATCATATAGGTGTTTGTATGGATACCTGTCATATCCATGATGCTGGTTTTGACTTATCTGATTTTGACGCAATCTTAGATGAATTTGATGAAAAAATCGGCCTTGACCGCTTATTATGTATGCATATCAATGATTCAAAAAATATCAAAGGTGCAAAGAAAGACCGCCATGCAAATATTGGCTTTGGCGAGATCGGATTTGATAAATTATGTACCATCGTACATCACCCACGTGTAGCACATGTCGTAAAAATCTTGGAAACTCCTTATGTAGATGGACATCCACCTTATAAATATGAAATTGCGATGTTAAAAAACAAAGTGTTTGATGAGCATTTATTGGATAAAATCATTGAGGAAGCATAA
- the ispG gene encoding flavodoxin-dependent (E)-4-hydroxy-3-methylbut-2-enyl-diphosphate synthase: protein MKRNETREIHVGNLTIGHQNKVVIQSMCNTRTSDVDATVNQILALEKAGCELVRMAIIDEEDAKAITEIKKRTHIPLVADIHYDYRLAISAIEHGIDKIRLNPGNIGAKENVEAVVKVCKEHHIPIRIGINSGSLEKDIHEKYGKPTAEGMMESAKRHVKILEDLDFHDICLSFKSSDPLLCIDAYRLASKTFPYPLHLGVTEAGTFIGSAIKSSMALGTLLNEGIGDTIRISVNGDPVNEITIVKQLLKCCGLLKGVPNLIACPTCGRTAWDMQPVVDEIEKFLQTVNCNVNVAIMGCAVNGPGEAKHADIAIAGGKKEGLLIKKGVIIEKLPQEEIVERLKQEILAFEEEHKND, encoded by the coding sequence ATGAAACGTAATGAAACAAGAGAAATACATGTAGGTAATTTAACGATTGGTCATCAAAATAAGGTAGTGATTCAATCAATGTGTAATACTAGAACATCTGATGTGGATGCCACAGTCAATCAGATTTTAGCACTGGAAAAGGCTGGATGTGAACTGGTAAGAATGGCAATCATAGATGAAGAAGATGCAAAAGCAATTACTGAAATCAAGAAAAGAACACATATTCCACTCGTTGCGGATATTCATTATGATTATCGTTTGGCAATCTCTGCTATTGAACATGGCATTGATAAGATTCGATTGAATCCTGGTAATATCGGTGCGAAGGAAAATGTAGAAGCGGTCGTTAAAGTTTGTAAGGAGCATCATATCCCTATCCGTATTGGAATCAACAGTGGTTCTTTAGAAAAGGATATTCATGAAAAATATGGCAAACCAACAGCAGAAGGCATGATGGAAAGTGCAAAACGCCACGTAAAGATCTTGGAGGATTTAGATTTCCATGACATCTGCTTATCTTTTAAAAGCAGTGATCCATTGCTTTGCATTGATGCATATCGACTAGCAAGTAAAACGTTCCCTTATCCACTTCATCTAGGTGTTACAGAAGCTGGTACATTTATTGGTTCTGCGATAAAAAGCAGTATGGCGCTGGGTACCTTGTTAAATGAAGGTATTGGGGATACCATTCGTATCAGTGTCAATGGCGATCCGGTGAATGAAATCACGATTGTAAAACAATTATTGAAATGCTGTGGTTTATTAAAAGGAGTACCAAATCTGATTGCCTGTCCAACATGTGGTAGAACTGCCTGGGATATGCAGCCTGTTGTAGATGAAATTGAAAAGTTCCTACAAACGGTCAATTGTAATGTAAATGTAGCGATTATGGGTTGTGCAGTCAATGGTCCTGGTGAAGCAAAACATGCGGATATTGCTATTGCCGGTGGTAAAAAAGAAGGTTTGTTGATTAAAAAAGGTGTAATTATTGAAAAACTTCCACAAGAAGAAATCGTAGAACGTTTAAAACAAGAAATTCTGGCTTTTGAAGAAGAACATAAAAATGATTAA
- a CDS encoding GNAT family N-acetyltransferase: MEIRQLDQSYQGMPIHFVVKTDGYFHADIKQTNDQFGVIFHYTPFSEQKIYHFDDVLMSEWLDEPIVYGAFEQNEFVGFVELNKEWNQRLRITNIFVKEEKRHDGIGTILMKHAKAYAASQNMRGIVLETQSYNVPAIRFYQKHGFLFLGCDLSAFSNEDVKHQEIRLEMCYQMENS; the protein is encoded by the coding sequence ATGGAAATCAGACAGCTGGATCAAAGTTATCAGGGAATGCCCATTCACTTTGTGGTAAAAACAGATGGCTATTTCCATGCGGATATTAAACAGACAAATGATCAATTTGGTGTAATCTTTCACTATACACCGTTTTCTGAACAGAAAATATATCACTTTGATGATGTTTTGATGAGTGAATGGCTGGATGAGCCTATTGTCTATGGTGCATTTGAACAAAATGAATTTGTTGGCTTTGTGGAATTGAATAAAGAATGGAATCAGCGTTTACGTATAACCAACATTTTTGTGAAGGAAGAAAAGCGACATGATGGCATAGGCACGATATTGATGAAACATGCAAAAGCATATGCCGCATCACAAAATATGCGAGGCATTGTTTTAGAAACACAGTCCTATAATGTACCCGCCATTCGTTTTTATCAAAAACATGGCTTTCTATTTTTAGGATGTGACTTATCTGCCTTTTCCAATGAAGATGTCAAGCATCAGGAAATACGCTTAGAAATGTGTTATCAAATGGAAAACAGTTGA
- the rpmG gene encoding 50S ribosomal protein L33 yields the protein MRDRITFKCSECGEENYIGTRNKRKNPERMQIQKYCPRCNKKTLHKEKK from the coding sequence ATGAGAGATAGAATTACATTCAAATGTTCAGAATGTGGCGAAGAAAACTACATTGGAACACGTAATAAACGTAAAAATCCAGAACGTATGCAAATTCAAAAATATTGCCCACGTTGTAACAAGAAAACTTTACATAAGGAGAAAAAATAA
- a CDS encoding penicillin-binding protein 2, translating to MLRNPFRDLDQKKLRRSSDALKTQNDYYKIVNKRIGVFALVIILVFSIVVVRLAFLQIRGEETYTAKLESYTSKKQTDMTPRGMIYDRNGKVVAGTVSALNITYFPPKNTTSDEQWELAQKFAKQFKTNHDRFTLSDYQDAYLYLHTDANGKKDNGNNLLSGNELNLGSADAEKLKRERITQEMVEKEFSEEDLNAYAIFGAMRRAPSSQLKVVLEDVDKEIVYYLEEHKDEYPGFDVDMGGWKREYPYGSTFRDVLGGVSTSVQGVPSELKTYYEAKGYSMVDRVGIKGLEEQYEDLLTGTRKVSEITYDENGIAVLNEINSGKNGYDLHMSIDIELQKKVDDVLEKVLKNASNDSRRQYFKNAYVILMNPQTGEIYAMSGKAKGDDGKITNFATGNYKAGVVPGSIVKGATVYMGLTEGVIDANTIFIDAPIEFKGSQIKASYQNHGPVNAVKALSVSSNVYMWYTVMALAGVNYVPKGPLIVNDYAGIVRLMRSYYSMFGLGTSTGLDVPDETSTSFVGNSTDVGKFLDFAIGQYDLYTPIQIAQYVSTLANGGKKVQPKLVNTATEVNSDYVVYKNETTILSTLKGKESDLDVVRAGFHQCVLDGNCGGAIKSLPYDIAAKTGTAESAEHGGKTTNAALIGWAPYENPTLAFVCLAPDSDTNIGTNLAGNICYQEIMPEIIQDFFKKYPIDKKD from the coding sequence TTGTTAAGAAATCCATTTCGTGACTTGGATCAAAAAAAATTAAGACGCAGCTCTGATGCATTAAAGACGCAAAATGATTATTATAAAATCGTAAATAAACGAATTGGTGTCTTTGCACTTGTGATTATACTGGTATTCTCAATTGTAGTAGTACGCCTTGCATTCTTACAGATACGAGGAGAAGAAACCTATACTGCAAAGTTAGAAAGCTATACAAGTAAAAAGCAGACAGACATGACACCACGTGGTATGATTTATGATCGTAATGGGAAAGTTGTTGCTGGAACTGTATCCGCATTGAATATTACATACTTTCCACCAAAGAACACGACAAGTGATGAACAGTGGGAGCTGGCACAAAAATTTGCGAAACAGTTTAAAACCAATCATGATCGTTTTACACTAAGCGATTATCAGGATGCCTATTTATATTTACATACAGATGCAAATGGTAAAAAAGATAATGGAAACAATTTGTTATCAGGTAATGAATTAAATCTTGGCAGCGCTGACGCAGAAAAACTAAAACGTGAACGTATCACGCAGGAGATGGTAGAAAAAGAATTTTCTGAAGAAGATTTAAATGCCTATGCAATCTTTGGTGCGATGCGTCGTGCCCCAAGCAGCCAGTTAAAAGTTGTTTTGGAAGATGTAGATAAAGAAATCGTATATTATCTGGAAGAACATAAAGATGAATATCCAGGATTTGATGTCGATATGGGTGGATGGAAACGTGAATATCCATATGGATCAACATTTAGAGATGTATTAGGTGGTGTATCAACCAGTGTACAGGGAGTACCTAGTGAATTAAAAACGTATTATGAAGCAAAAGGTTATTCCATGGTCGATCGGGTAGGTATAAAAGGACTTGAAGAACAGTACGAAGATTTATTGACAGGCACACGAAAAGTCAGTGAAATCACATATGATGAAAACGGCATTGCTGTTTTAAATGAAATCAACAGTGGTAAAAATGGCTATGATTTGCATATGAGCATTGATATTGAACTACAGAAAAAAGTTGATGATGTCCTTGAAAAGGTGTTAAAAAATGCAAGCAATGACAGCCGCCGACAGTATTTTAAAAATGCGTATGTGATCTTGATGAATCCACAAACCGGTGAGATTTATGCGATGAGTGGAAAAGCAAAAGGGGACGATGGCAAAATCACAAATTTTGCGACTGGTAATTATAAAGCTGGTGTTGTACCTGGGTCTATTGTGAAGGGTGCGACAGTATACATGGGACTTACAGAAGGTGTCATTGACGCAAACACCATATTTATAGATGCGCCAATTGAATTCAAAGGATCTCAGATAAAAGCATCTTATCAAAATCATGGTCCAGTCAATGCAGTAAAAGCTTTATCTGTATCCAGTAACGTGTATATGTGGTACACGGTTATGGCATTAGCTGGTGTAAACTATGTGCCAAAAGGCCCATTGATTGTAAACGATTATGCAGGAATTGTTCGTTTGATGCGTTCTTATTATTCTATGTTTGGATTAGGTACAAGTACAGGATTGGATGTTCCTGATGAAACATCAACTTCATTTGTTGGTAACAGTACCGATGTCGGTAAATTTTTGGACTTTGCGATTGGACAGTATGATCTTTACACACCAATTCAGATTGCACAATATGTATCTACGCTTGCCAATGGCGGCAAGAAAGTACAGCCAAAGCTTGTGAATACAGCTACAGAAGTCAATAGTGATTATGTGGTATATAAAAATGAAACAACAATTCTTTCAACATTAAAAGGCAAAGAAAGCGATTTAGATGTTGTCAGAGCAGGATTTCATCAGTGTGTTTTAGATGGTAACTGTGGTGGCGCAATCAAAAGTTTACCTTATGATATCGCTGCGAAAACAGGTACTGCCGAAAGTGCAGAACATGGTGGTAAAACAACCAATGCGGCTTTGATTGGATGGGCACCATATGAAAACCCAACATTAGCTTTTGTTTGTTTAGCACCGGATTCAGATACCAATATAGGTACGAACCTTGCAGGTAATATCTGTTATCAGGAAATTATGCCAGAAATCATTCAAGATTTCTTTAAAAAATATCCAATTGACAAGAAAGATTAA